Proteins co-encoded in one Ruegeria sp. HKCCD4315 genomic window:
- a CDS encoding LysR substrate-binding domain-containing protein: MAALPPLNALRAFEASARHLNFRLAAEELGVTQGAVAQQVRGLEARLGNVLFDRLPRGLRLTEAGRKFHAPLRRAFRLIEEAVEELSPDRQVILSVTPSFASKWLVPRLSDFIDSYPDISVQVDARERLADFKSDGVDLAVRQGRAPFGSDLDAVPLFSTEFVPVCSPSIAGQVTHPSDLLGQVLLNDTHGLWPLFLDRVGVSGKPRTMSFSQTSLAIDAALSGQGIALANAPLVASELATGRLVQPLEDVLIEDLGFYIVAPRKPRQPQMVEIMRNWLLSQV, translated from the coding sequence ATGGCAGCCCTTCCTCCTCTGAATGCCTTGCGAGCCTTTGAAGCCTCTGCGCGACATTTGAATTTTCGACTGGCCGCCGAAGAACTGGGCGTGACGCAAGGCGCGGTTGCACAACAAGTGAGGGGTCTAGAGGCCAGGCTGGGTAATGTTCTGTTCGACCGCTTGCCGCGTGGTTTGCGGCTGACTGAAGCCGGACGCAAGTTTCATGCGCCTTTACGAAGGGCCTTCAGGTTAATTGAAGAGGCTGTAGAGGAGTTATCGCCGGACCGTCAGGTCATATTGTCGGTCACGCCTAGCTTTGCCTCAAAATGGCTGGTGCCACGACTATCGGATTTCATCGACTCGTATCCGGACATCTCGGTTCAGGTGGACGCGCGCGAACGTCTGGCGGATTTCAAATCGGATGGCGTGGATCTGGCGGTCAGGCAGGGCAGGGCGCCCTTTGGGTCCGACCTGGATGCCGTGCCGTTGTTCTCAACAGAATTCGTCCCGGTGTGCAGCCCATCCATTGCCGGGCAAGTGACCCATCCCTCTGATTTGCTTGGGCAAGTATTGCTCAATGACACTCACGGGTTGTGGCCTTTGTTTCTTGATAGGGTGGGCGTAAGCGGCAAGCCACGGACGATGAGCTTCAGCCAGACCAGTCTTGCGATTGATGCCGCACTGTCCGGGCAAGGGATCGCACTTGCCAATGCGCCGCTGGTCGCGTCCGAACTTGCAACGGGCCGTCTTGTCCAGCCACTTGAGGATGTCTTGATCGAAGATCTGGGGTTTTACATTGTCGCGCCGCGCAAGCCTCGGCAGCCGCAAATGGTTGAGATCATGCGCAACTGGTTGTTGTCTCAGGTCTGA
- a CDS encoding TetR/AcrR family transcriptional regulator, protein MSLKNIVKPRQRAPSKRSLETRARIMDAAELIFAERGFEGASIRDIAALAGVQIGLVHHHGGGKEELFYRTVARRADKLAQLRVDKLNKARAEGPLTLRSILDSFIRPYVELAETGGPGWMAYGRLVAHVSVDPRWSDIAAECFDPTAQQFIAEIAALYPDVDPAVLASGQVYSVSAMLAHLNSGWRVRALSQGGEQPDIEPLVEFCAAGIAAMVQAGRD, encoded by the coding sequence ATGAGTCTAAAAAACATAGTAAAACCAAGGCAAAGAGCGCCATCCAAGCGGTCCTTGGAGACGCGCGCGCGGATCATGGATGCTGCGGAATTGATCTTTGCCGAACGGGGATTCGAAGGTGCCTCGATCCGCGATATTGCCGCTTTGGCGGGTGTGCAGATTGGCCTTGTACACCATCACGGCGGCGGGAAAGAGGAGCTTTTCTATCGTACCGTCGCCCGCCGCGCGGATAAACTGGCGCAGTTACGAGTCGACAAACTGAACAAAGCCAGGGCCGAGGGGCCGCTGACATTGCGCAGCATTCTGGACAGTTTTATCCGTCCCTATGTAGAGCTGGCTGAAACGGGTGGTCCGGGCTGGATGGCCTATGGCCGACTGGTTGCGCATGTGTCCGTCGATCCACGGTGGAGCGACATTGCCGCCGAGTGTTTCGATCCGACGGCCCAGCAATTTATAGCAGAGATTGCTGCGCTTTATCCTGATGTTGATCCGGCGGTGCTGGCCAGTGGTCAGGTGTATTCGGTTTCGGCCATGTTGGCGCATCTCAACAGCGGTTGGCGCGTCAGGGCGCTGTCGCAGGGCGGTGAACAGCCTGACATAGAGCCGCTGGTCGAGTTTTGCGCCGCAGGCATTGCAGCAATGGTCCAAGCCGGTCGAGACTGA
- a CDS encoding nuclear transport factor 2 family protein has protein sequence MSRPPLPPFTLETATQKVRMAENAWNSRDPDRVTPAYTEDSQWRNRAEFLTGHADIHAFLTRKWRKELDYRLIKELWAFAGHRIAVRYAYEWRDDSGQWFRSYGNENWEYAEDGRMSHRHASLNDLPINEDDRLFHWPQGERPEDHPGLSDLGL, from the coding sequence ATGTCTCGCCCTCCTCTGCCTCCTTTCACGCTTGAAACCGCGACTCAGAAAGTGCGGATGGCAGAAAACGCCTGGAACAGTCGCGACCCCGACCGGGTGACGCCCGCCTACACCGAGGACAGTCAATGGCGAAACCGGGCCGAGTTTTTGACTGGCCATGCCGACATCCACGCCTTCCTGACGCGCAAATGGCGCAAGGAACTGGACTATCGCCTGATCAAGGAACTCTGGGCCTTTGCCGGACATCGCATTGCCGTACGCTATGCCTATGAATGGCGAGACGACAGCGGCCAGTGGTTCCGCTCTTATGGTAACGAGAACTGGGAATATGCCGAAGACGGGCGCATGTCCCACCGCCACGCCTCGCTGAACGATCTTCCGATCAACGAAGATGACCGTCTGTTTCACTGGCCGCAAGGCGAACGCCCCGAAGATCATCCCGGACTGTCAGACTTGGGTCTTTGA
- a CDS encoding SDR family oxidoreductase — MKTAVISGGAGGLGRALSQALQARCWRVVLLDLDVSGLDTRPNQLPIGCDLTDPEQLADATQRVIESSESIDLVIYNAGVTQIRGFDQSDAASHRMVFDINYFAAVEMARAFLQAVRVSQGTHLAISSVAGFAPLYHRTAYAASKHALEGFFKSLRSEEAPHGVQVQIAAPSFVATNPGNAQEQADGTARPGSAKDGMDEMSPEAAAKAILRGLDKSQPMIPVGRVARLSWWLNSLSPRLYQRMMELNIRGPAE, encoded by the coding sequence ATGAAGACAGCTGTCATATCAGGTGGGGCGGGCGGTTTGGGGCGGGCCTTGAGCCAAGCCCTCCAAGCCCGCTGTTGGCGGGTCGTGTTGCTGGACCTTGACGTCTCAGGCTTGGACACCCGGCCAAACCAGTTGCCAATTGGTTGCGATCTGACAGACCCCGAACAGCTTGCTGACGCAACCCAAAGGGTGATCGAATCCAGCGAGAGTATCGATCTGGTCATCTACAACGCCGGGGTCACGCAAATTCGGGGGTTTGATCAGTCCGACGCCGCCAGCCACCGAATGGTGTTCGACATTAACTACTTTGCGGCCGTTGAAATGGCCCGCGCGTTTCTGCAAGCGGTTCGGGTATCACAGGGAACGCATCTTGCGATTTCGTCCGTGGCAGGGTTTGCGCCGCTCTATCACCGAACGGCCTATGCGGCCTCGAAACACGCGCTTGAGGGTTTTTTCAAATCGCTCCGTTCCGAAGAAGCACCTCATGGCGTTCAGGTTCAGATCGCCGCGCCGTCCTTCGTGGCCACCAACCCGGGCAACGCACAAGAGCAGGCCGATGGAACGGCAAGACCCGGATCGGCAAAGGACGGTATGGACGAGATGAGCCCTGAGGCCGCCGCCAAAGCAATCCTGCGAGGATTGGACAAATCGCAGCCGATGATTCCGGTTGGACGTGTGGCGCGTTTGTCTTGGTGGCTGAACAGCCTCTCACCGCGCCTGTATCAACGCATGATGGAGCTCAACATACGCGGGCCAGCAGAATAG
- a CDS encoding SDR family oxidoreductase: MTRILITGAAGMVGQALLPELEGHEVFATDLKRPESLPECIAFLPMDVTSDAPARVITKVKPDVIVHMASIVTPPPKTGRRAAYAVDVEGTRKVVNAAIANGVRRLVVTSSGAAYGYHADNRIPLRERDPLRGNPEFPYSDHKRQVEELLAEARNTAPDLEQVVLRVGTVLGAGTENQITALFHKPRLLAVTGSESPFVFIWTHDLARILRRAATDGPPGIFNVAGDGAMGVTDLADAMGKSVLRLPAWALRAALAVARPLGLSRYGPEQVRFLQYRPVLDNSALKSEFGYTPEKTSAEVFAFWRKQAGL; encoded by the coding sequence ATGACCCGTATTCTGATCACAGGCGCCGCCGGCATGGTCGGGCAAGCACTATTGCCGGAACTTGAAGGGCATGAGGTCTTTGCCACCGACCTCAAGCGCCCGGAGTCTTTGCCTGAATGTATCGCCTTCCTGCCCATGGACGTGACAAGCGATGCCCCTGCCCGCGTGATCACCAAGGTGAAGCCGGATGTCATCGTGCATATGGCCTCAATCGTGACGCCACCGCCCAAGACTGGACGCCGCGCAGCATACGCTGTTGACGTCGAAGGAACGCGCAAGGTGGTGAATGCAGCGATTGCCAACGGCGTACGCAGACTGGTGGTCACATCATCCGGGGCTGCGTATGGGTATCATGCGGACAACCGCATTCCGCTGCGCGAGCGTGACCCGCTGCGGGGCAATCCGGAATTCCCTTATTCCGACCACAAGAGACAGGTCGAGGAATTGTTGGCGGAAGCCCGCAATACTGCCCCTGATCTTGAACAAGTGGTCCTGCGCGTGGGGACGGTGTTGGGGGCTGGCACTGAAAACCAGATCACCGCCCTGTTTCACAAGCCCCGCCTGCTGGCCGTAACCGGCAGTGAAAGTCCTTTTGTCTTTATCTGGACACACGATCTGGCCCGCATCCTGCGGCGCGCAGCGACAGACGGGCCACCCGGTATCTTCAATGTCGCCGGGGACGGAGCGATGGGTGTCACCGATCTGGCCGATGCCATGGGGAAATCGGTTCTGCGTCTTCCCGCTTGGGCGCTGAGGGCGGCTTTAGCCGTGGCACGCCCGCTTGGCTTGTCTCGCTATGGGCCGGAACAGGTGCGGTTTCTGCAATATCGACCGGTTTTGGACAATTCCGCGCTAAAATCAGAATTCGGCTATACGCCCGAAAAAACCAGCGCCGAGGTGTTCGCGTTCTGGCGAAAGCAGGCCGGGCTATGA
- a CDS encoding NAD(P)/FAD-dependent oxidoreductase, which yields MTETRDAFALIGAGPMGLAAAKVLKEQGIAFQGFELHSDVGGLWDIDAPRSTMYETAHLISSKRMTEFEDFPMDEAVAEYPSHRAMRDYFRAFADHFGLRKDYRFNTEVTQITPLGNSGDGWRVSWRDAEGDHQADFAGVMIANGTLSEPNMPEFPGTFDGELIHASHYRYPSQFEGKRVLVVGAGNSGCDIAVDAIHHAKRCDLSMRRGYYFVPKYVFGKPADTMGGKIRLPMWLKRKVDSLILSWFVGNPQKYGFPKPDYQLYESHPVVNSLVLYHAGHGDLRIRPDIDRLEGHTVHFKDGSSEDYDMILAATGYKLHYPFVNKDLLNWQGDAPHLYLNTIHPERDDLFVLGMVEATGLGWQGRHEQAEMVARYIKGLQSGCPAAADLKTEKQKDYRRATGGMNYIDLPRMAYYVDKATYRKAVTGWIDRLRKAAA from the coding sequence ATGACAGAAACGCGCGACGCATTCGCCCTGATCGGGGCGGGACCGATGGGATTGGCCGCGGCCAAGGTGCTGAAAGAACAGGGCATCGCATTTCAAGGGTTCGAGCTGCATTCGGATGTGGGCGGTCTTTGGGACATCGATGCCCCCAGATCAACCATGTATGAGACAGCGCATCTGATCTCGTCCAAGCGCATGACCGAGTTCGAAGACTTCCCGATGGATGAGGCCGTGGCCGAGTACCCTTCTCACCGGGCGATGCGCGACTATTTCCGTGCTTTTGCAGATCATTTCGGGTTGCGTAAGGACTATAGGTTTAACACAGAAGTCACCCAGATCACGCCGCTGGGCAACTCGGGGGATGGTTGGCGTGTCAGTTGGAGGGATGCCGAAGGTGACCATCAGGCCGACTTCGCAGGTGTTATGATAGCAAACGGCACCTTGTCGGAACCGAACATGCCTGAATTTCCCGGAACCTTCGACGGCGAATTGATCCATGCCTCGCACTACAGGTATCCCAGCCAGTTCGAAGGCAAGCGAGTATTGGTTGTGGGTGCAGGCAACTCCGGTTGCGACATTGCGGTGGATGCGATCCACCATGCAAAACGCTGCGACCTGTCGATGCGGCGCGGATACTATTTCGTCCCGAAATATGTCTTTGGCAAACCTGCTGACACGATGGGTGGCAAGATCCGCCTGCCCATGTGGCTAAAGCGAAAGGTCGACAGCCTGATCCTCAGCTGGTTCGTCGGAAATCCCCAAAAATACGGCTTTCCCAAACCCGATTATCAGCTTTACGAAAGCCATCCTGTGGTGAATTCACTGGTCCTGTATCACGCGGGTCATGGCGATTTGCGCATTCGCCCCGATATCGACCGGCTGGAGGGTCACACCGTTCACTTCAAAGACGGTTCCAGCGAAGACTATGACATGATCCTCGCTGCCACCGGATACAAGCTGCACTATCCGTTTGTCAACAAGGACCTGCTGAACTGGCAGGGCGATGCACCGCATCTGTACCTGAACACCATACACCCCGAACGCGACGATCTGTTTGTGCTGGGCATGGTCGAGGCCACGGGTCTTGGCTGGCAGGGGAGACACGAACAGGCCGAGATGGTGGCGCGCTATATCAAGGGTCTTCAAAGCGGTTGCCCGGCGGCGGCCGATCTGAAAACCGAAAAACAAAAAGACTACAGGCGCGCCACCGGAGGCATGAACTATATCGACCTGCCCCGCATGGCTTACTACGTTGACAAGGCCACCTATAGAAAAGCCGTCACTGGCTGGATCGACCGGCTGCGGAAAGCCGCCGCATGA
- a CDS encoding TetR/AcrR family transcriptional regulator — translation MRPNKRDELVSKALKVFYRDGFHATGMDKLVVETGVSKTSMYKHFRTKEELILAALRLRDESFRDWFLKRIDEMAETPAEQILASFDALKEWFEEDEFRGCMFIKAGAEFQDPDHPIHVQAAEHKQFLLDHFTSVAEQAGASDPHKLACQIVLLQEGAIVSAVLLQQCDPAQDAKDAAANLLDAALS, via the coding sequence ATGCGCCCAAACAAACGGGACGAACTGGTGAGCAAGGCCCTGAAGGTCTTTTATCGCGATGGGTTCCACGCGACCGGCATGGACAAGCTGGTGGTGGAAACGGGTGTGTCCAAAACGTCGATGTACAAGCACTTCCGCACCAAGGAAGAGCTGATCCTTGCGGCTCTGCGTTTGCGGGACGAAAGCTTTCGTGATTGGTTTCTAAAGCGAATTGACGAGATGGCGGAAACGCCAGCCGAGCAAATCCTCGCCAGTTTCGATGCGCTGAAAGAATGGTTCGAAGAAGATGAGTTCCGGGGGTGCATGTTCATCAAGGCAGGCGCTGAATTCCAGGACCCGGATCACCCGATCCATGTACAGGCTGCCGAACACAAGCAATTCCTGCTGGACCATTTCACTTCGGTTGCCGAGCAAGCCGGTGCTTCAGACCCGCATAAACTGGCCTGTCAGATCGTACTGTTGCAAGAAGGGGCTATTGTCTCGGCCGTTCTGCTTCAACAATGCGATCCGGCGCAAGACGCCAAGGATGCAGCGGCAAATCTGCTGGATGCGGCATTATCCTGA
- a CDS encoding bile acid:sodium symporter family protein: MSGIDEVTLNFSPASLTLLNSILAIVMFSIAIDLTPRDFDRLRRAPKPVIVGLVSQFVVLPALTFALVWVTEPRASIALGLILVAACPGGNISNFITHRAGGNAALSVSMTAFATIGAIFMTPFNIALWGGLYPPTRAILQQTQIDPVQIAILVGFMLILPLVLGITLNQRRPALTARLRAPLQYLSMGIFAAFILLALAANWGFFLSFAGAVAGLVILHNALALGGGWVVATLTRLSPFDRRAITIETGIQNSGLGLVLIFAFFHGLGGMAVVAAFWGIWHAISGIALASIMARTEAAR; the protein is encoded by the coding sequence ATGAGTGGTATCGACGAAGTCACGCTGAATTTCAGCCCGGCGTCGCTGACGTTGCTGAACTCTATTCTGGCCATTGTGATGTTCTCGATCGCGATCGACCTGACGCCTCGGGATTTTGATCGCCTGAGACGCGCGCCAAAACCTGTGATTGTCGGGCTGGTATCTCAGTTTGTGGTCCTGCCCGCACTGACCTTTGCGCTGGTCTGGGTCACAGAGCCGCGTGCGTCCATAGCGTTAGGGCTGATCCTTGTGGCAGCTTGTCCGGGCGGCAACATCTCGAACTTCATAACACATCGCGCGGGCGGCAATGCAGCGCTGTCTGTGTCGATGACAGCGTTTGCCACTATTGGCGCAATCTTCATGACGCCTTTCAACATCGCGCTTTGGGGCGGGCTGTATCCACCGACCCGTGCGATCCTGCAGCAAACCCAGATCGATCCGGTGCAAATCGCCATTCTCGTCGGCTTTATGCTGATCCTGCCCCTTGTTCTGGGCATCACACTGAATCAGCGTCGTCCCGCCCTGACCGCACGTTTACGCGCACCGCTGCAATACTTGTCGATGGGTATCTTCGCGGCTTTCATCTTGCTTGCCTTGGCCGCCAACTGGGGATTCTTCCTCAGCTTTGCCGGGGCTGTCGCCGGGCTTGTGATCCTTCACAACGCCCTGGCACTGGGGGGCGGTTGGGTCGTGGCCACTCTGACCCGGCTGTCCCCCTTTGATCGTCGCGCAATCACCATAGAGACCGGCATTCAGAATTCAGGGCTTGGACTGGTCTTGATCTTCGCCTTTTTCCACGGGCTGGGCGGCATGGCCGTTGTGGCCGCGTTCTGGGGCATCTGGCACGCGATATCGGGCATTGCGCTTGCGTCGATCATGGCCCGAACCGAGGCCGCGCGATGA
- a CDS encoding SDR family oxidoreductase, translating to MEKVALITAGGSGMGADSARRLAADGFKVGILSASGKGEALAQELGGVGVTGSNQSTEDLQKLVDAAMAHWGRIDVLVNSAGHGPRAPILELTDEDWHTGMDVYFLNAVRPTRLVTPIMQAQGGGSIINISTFAAFEPDPVFPTSGVLRAGLAAFTKLFSDKYAAENIRMNNVLPGFIDSLPEKEEFRSRIPMGRYGHSYDEIASVVALLASEGGGYITGQNIRVDGGITRSV from the coding sequence ATGGAAAAAGTAGCTCTTATCACAGCCGGCGGCAGCGGCATGGGTGCAGATTCCGCACGCAGACTGGCAGCAGATGGGTTCAAGGTTGGTATTTTGTCGGCCTCTGGCAAAGGCGAAGCCTTGGCCCAAGAGCTGGGTGGCGTCGGTGTGACCGGCTCGAACCAGTCCACCGAGGATTTGCAAAAGCTTGTCGATGCCGCGATGGCCCATTGGGGGCGTATTGACGTACTGGTCAATTCCGCTGGTCACGGCCCCCGCGCCCCGATCCTTGAGCTGACGGATGAGGATTGGCACACCGGCATGGATGTCTATTTCCTGAACGCGGTCCGTCCGACCCGACTGGTCACGCCGATCATGCAGGCGCAGGGTGGTGGGTCGATCATCAATATCTCAACCTTTGCCGCATTCGAACCTGACCCGGTATTTCCAACCTCGGGCGTGTTACGGGCTGGTTTGGCCGCATTCACCAAGCTGTTCTCGGACAAATATGCCGCCGAGAACATCCGCATGAACAACGTTCTTCCGGGTTTCATTGACAGTCTGCCCGAGAAAGAGGAGTTCCGCAGTCGCATTCCAATGGGGCGCTATGGGCACAGCTATGACGAGATCGCTTCGGTCGTGGCCCTGTTGGCATCTGAAGGGGGCGGCTACATCACTGGACAGAATATCCGGGTGGATGGCGGCATCACCCGGTCTGTCTGA
- a CDS encoding acyl-CoA dehydrogenase family protein, producing the protein MPLFTSTAAWVTDEHRMFADMAGRFMDDELTPNIETWVENGVVDRGFWRKAGETGLMAGAIPEEYGGVGGGMGFDAITAYEQGARGDAGWGYGIQSIVTHYLTAYGSEDQKHKWLPKLASGEMVGALAMTEPSTGSDVQAVQTTAEKDGNSYRLNGSKIFITNGQSADLIIVAAKTDKSEGARGVSLIVVETEGADGFRRGRNLKKLGMKGNDTAELFFEDVKVPMTNLLGAEEGQGFYQLMKQLPWERLNIAIMALGAIDFAIAETVKYVQERKAFGQRVMDFQNTRFKLAECKTKAEVLRSFINDCVAKLEAGELDAATASMAKYWGSEVQNEIMHECLQLFGGYGFMMEYPIARLYADARVQMIYGGTNEVMKELIARSIDV; encoded by the coding sequence ATGCCACTTTTCACTTCCACCGCAGCGTGGGTCACCGACGAACACCGCATGTTTGCGGATATGGCAGGCCGGTTCATGGATGATGAACTGACGCCCAATATCGAAACCTGGGTCGAAAACGGCGTGGTGGATCGCGGCTTTTGGCGCAAGGCGGGTGAAACCGGGCTGATGGCGGGTGCAATCCCCGAAGAGTATGGTGGTGTCGGCGGCGGCATGGGGTTCGATGCAATCACCGCCTACGAACAGGGCGCGCGTGGCGATGCCGGGTGGGGCTATGGCATTCAGTCGATTGTGACGCATTACCTCACCGCCTACGGCAGCGAAGATCAAAAGCACAAATGGCTGCCGAAACTTGCTTCGGGCGAAATGGTCGGTGCTTTGGCGATGACGGAACCCAGCACCGGGTCAGACGTACAGGCGGTTCAGACGACGGCCGAGAAAGACGGAAACTCGTATCGGCTGAACGGCTCGAAAATCTTCATCACAAATGGGCAGTCCGCCGATCTGATCATTGTGGCAGCCAAGACAGACAAATCCGAAGGCGCGCGTGGTGTGTCTTTGATCGTGGTCGAAACCGAAGGGGCCGATGGTTTTCGCCGGGGGCGGAACCTTAAAAAACTGGGCATGAAGGGCAACGATACGGCCGAGTTGTTCTTTGAAGACGTCAAGGTGCCAATGACGAACCTGCTTGGGGCCGAAGAAGGGCAGGGCTTTTACCAGCTTATGAAGCAACTGCCGTGGGAACGGCTGAACATCGCGATCATGGCGCTGGGCGCGATTGATTTCGCTATCGCTGAAACGGTCAAATACGTGCAGGAGCGTAAAGCCTTTGGACAGCGGGTGATGGACTTCCAAAACACCCGGTTCAAGCTGGCGGAATGCAAGACCAAAGCCGAGGTTCTGCGCAGCTTCATCAACGATTGTGTTGCCAAGCTGGAAGCCGGCGAGCTGGACGCCGCCACCGCTTCGATGGCCAAATATTGGGGTTCAGAGGTGCAGAACGAGATCATGCATGAATGTCTGCAGCTGTTCGGCGGCTATGGCTTCATGATGGAATACCCGATTGCGCGTCTATATGCGGATGCGCGGGTACAGATGATCTACGGCGGCACCAATGAAGTGATGAAAGAGTTGATCGCACGCTCGATCGACGTTTGA
- a CDS encoding FAD-binding oxidoreductase, producing MNDPENALWRSTCSETVSALPLNADTEVDLAVIGGGYTGCSAALTAARSGASVCLLEAQEIGFGGSGRNVGLANAGLWLPPEEIRAHIGNAAGDRLIDLLAQAPSDVFALIEKHGIACEPVRNGTLHCAHSAAGLKDLQTRHAQLSASGAPVELLSVDQARERTGSDAFHGALFDPRAGTIQPLAYVVGLARAAAQTGAQIHGQSPVQTMRHENGQWVLNTPKGVVRAKSLIQATNAYHLGLPNTAPAYVPVYYFQYATAPLSHNLRASILPQEEGCWDTGLIMTSFRLDQAGRMIIGGMGDLGNAGRSAHTAWVRRKLAELYPQLADQPFEQGWHGRIAMTSDHIPKITQIGPNALAAHGYSGRGIGPGTVFGRMMAESLLAEDPSRLPMPAVPEHRESWTRVRRAFFESGAALTHLVKARF from the coding sequence GTGAACGATCCCGAAAATGCTCTTTGGCGCAGCACCTGCTCCGAGACGGTCTCAGCCCTACCCCTGAACGCAGACACCGAAGTTGATCTGGCGGTCATTGGGGGCGGATATACCGGATGCTCAGCGGCATTGACGGCAGCCCGCAGTGGCGCGTCGGTATGTCTGCTTGAGGCACAAGAGATCGGCTTTGGCGGATCGGGTCGCAATGTCGGTTTGGCCAATGCTGGCCTCTGGCTTCCGCCTGAAGAAATCCGTGCTCATATCGGAAATGCGGCGGGTGACCGCCTTATTGATCTGCTGGCCCAAGCGCCCTCAGACGTGTTCGCGTTGATCGAGAAGCACGGCATCGCCTGTGAACCTGTGCGCAACGGAACCTTGCATTGCGCGCATTCCGCCGCCGGACTGAAAGACCTGCAAACGCGTCACGCACAGCTGAGCGCGTCAGGTGCACCGGTTGAACTGCTGTCGGTGGATCAGGCGCGGGAAAGAACCGGTAGCGATGCCTTCCATGGGGCGTTGTTCGACCCTCGTGCAGGAACCATACAGCCGCTGGCTTATGTGGTCGGATTGGCGCGAGCGGCGGCGCAGACCGGGGCGCAGATACATGGGCAAAGCCCGGTGCAGACCATGCGCCATGAAAACGGCCAATGGGTGCTTAATACACCGAAAGGGGTGGTGCGGGCCAAGTCCCTCATTCAGGCGACCAACGCCTATCATCTTGGTTTGCCAAATACCGCGCCCGCCTATGTGCCGGTTTATTATTTCCAATACGCGACCGCTCCGCTGTCGCATAACTTGCGCGCTAGTATTCTGCCGCAAGAAGAAGGGTGCTGGGACACTGGTTTGATCATGACCTCTTTCCGCCTGGATCAGGCGGGCCGCATGATTATTGGCGGCATGGGCGACCTTGGCAATGCAGGTCGGAGCGCACACACCGCCTGGGTCCGACGCAAACTGGCAGAGCTTTACCCTCAACTCGCCGACCAGCCGTTTGAGCAGGGATGGCACGGCCGGATCGCCATGACTTCGGACCATATCCCGAAGATCACGCAGATCGGCCCGAACGCTTTGGCCGCCCACGGGTATTCCGGTCGCGGCATCGGACCCGGCACGGTGTTTGGTCGCATGATGGCCGAAAGCCTTCTTGCCGAAGACCCGTCGCGTTTACCGATGCCCGCCGTGCCCGAGCATCGCGAAAGCTGGACACGCGTGCGCCGCGCTTTTTTCGAATCCGGCGCAGCATTGACACATCTGGTAAAGGCACGGTTCTGA
- a CDS encoding pyridoxamine 5'-phosphate oxidase family protein, translated as MPRAFSERAFTPAVRAHQERMGSAKTYAKFIESGPQQGHLIGEPEKEFIQARDGFYQSTVSETGWPYVQYRGGPVGFLKVLGPQTIGYADFSGNKQYISRGNLDGNDRIAMILMDYANQRRLKILGRVEFTEGEAAAASLYPKGAEAPAERAAIIRIEALDWNCPRHITPRFTEAELRPHLNTLGQQLAQLQAENERLKQELAKSS; from the coding sequence ATGCCCCGTGCCTTTTCCGAACGCGCCTTCACCCCTGCCGTCCGCGCCCATCAAGAGCGTATGGGGTCGGCAAAAACCTATGCCAAGTTCATCGAAAGTGGGCCACAGCAGGGCCACTTGATCGGCGAGCCCGAGAAAGAGTTCATTCAGGCACGTGACGGGTTCTACCAATCGACGGTGTCTGAAACCGGCTGGCCCTATGTGCAGTATCGCGGTGGTCCTGTTGGGTTTTTGAAAGTACTGGGGCCGCAGACCATCGGCTATGCGGATTTTTCTGGCAACAAGCAGTATATCTCGCGCGGCAATCTGGATGGGAATGATCGGATCGCGATGATCCTGATGGATTACGCCAACCAGCGCCGCCTGAAGATCCTGGGACGTGTCGAATTTACTGAAGGTGAAGCCGCTGCAGCCAGTTTATATCCCAAAGGGGCCGAGGCCCCGGCGGAACGGGCAGCAATCATCCGTATCGAGGCACTGGACTGGAACTGCCCGCGTCACATCACCCCTCGCTTCACCGAAGCCGAGCTGCGCCCCCATCTGAACACTCTTGGACAACAGCTGGCCCAGCTGCAGGCCGAGAATGAGCGGCTGAAGCAGGAATTGGCAAAGTCCAGCTAA